From the Lepidochelys kempii isolate rLepKem1 chromosome 2, rLepKem1.hap2, whole genome shotgun sequence genome, one window contains:
- the NRN1 gene encoding neuritin isoform X2 yields MGLKLNGRYISLILAVQIAYLVQAVRAAGKCDAVFRGFSDCLLRLGDNMANYPQDLDDKRNLQTICSYWDDFHSCTLTALTDCQEGATDLWEKLKRESKNLDFQGSLFELCGGSNGSAPSLLLLPAFPLLLLALSAALVTWLSF; encoded by the exons ATGGGACTTAAGTTGAACGGCAGATATATTTCTCTGATCCTTGCTGTACAGATAG CGTACCTGGTGCAGGCGGTGAGAGCCGCGGGGAAGTGCGATGCGGTCTTTAGGGGCTTCTCGGACTGTTTGCTCAGACTGGGCGATAACATGGCCAACTACCCGCAGGACCTGGACGACAAGAGAAATCTCCAAACGATCTGCTC GTACTGGGATGATTTCCACTCCTGCACCCTCACAGCCCTCACGGATTGCCAGGAAGGCGCGACAGATCTTTGGGAAAAACTGAAAAGGGAATCCAAAAACCTCGATTTTCAAGGCAGCTTATTTGAACTATGCGGAGGAAGCAACGGGTCAGCTCCTTCCCTACTCCtcctccctgccttccccctgctcctgctgGCTCTCTCTGCAGCGCTAGTGACCTGGCTCTCCTTCTAG
- the NRN1 gene encoding neuritin isoform X1 codes for MPSAERTAFPQERERILFRLEPLLLFLIANQTDEMLVNAYLVQAVRAAGKCDAVFRGFSDCLLRLGDNMANYPQDLDDKRNLQTICSYWDDFHSCTLTALTDCQEGATDLWEKLKRESKNLDFQGSLFELCGGSNGSAPSLLLLPAFPLLLLALSAALVTWLSF; via the exons ATGCCAAGTGCTGAAAGAACAGCTTTTCCGCAGGAAAGGGAACGAATTCTTTTTCGTCTTGAACCACTTTTGCTCTTCCTTATTGCAAACCAGACGGATGAAATGCTCGTTAATG CGTACCTGGTGCAGGCGGTGAGAGCCGCGGGGAAGTGCGATGCGGTCTTTAGGGGCTTCTCGGACTGTTTGCTCAGACTGGGCGATAACATGGCCAACTACCCGCAGGACCTGGACGACAAGAGAAATCTCCAAACGATCTGCTC GTACTGGGATGATTTCCACTCCTGCACCCTCACAGCCCTCACGGATTGCCAGGAAGGCGCGACAGATCTTTGGGAAAAACTGAAAAGGGAATCCAAAAACCTCGATTTTCAAGGCAGCTTATTTGAACTATGCGGAGGAAGCAACGGGTCAGCTCCTTCCCTACTCCtcctccctgccttccccctgctcctgctgGCTCTCTCTGCAGCGCTAGTGACCTGGCTCTCCTTCTAG